Genomic window (Lycium barbarum isolate Lr01 chromosome 2, ASM1917538v2, whole genome shotgun sequence):
TATAGGGCTAATTATACCCTTATCGTTATACTATAATCCAGATATACCCTTATGTTAAATGgtctgccacgtggcatcatcctagaCGCCCAACCCATTTtcaccctcaaataattttttacctatcAATTTAACCCAACCCAACCCGAATATAATTTTTTCACCCAAcccattttcttttctctttcttactTTCTTCTTCTTACTCCATGCTCAACTCCTCCATGTCCACAATCTCCGTTCCCTCACCCCAGCTCCTCCAATTTCCAAATAgtaccatttttcactttgaaaacaAAAAATACTTTTCTCAAATACTTCATGGCCAAACGgtcctggaaaacattttccttcataccaaacacaccctttactTGAAATTTTACCTGAAATTTtttcacacacaaaaaaaaaaaaaaatttaaacaaaACCCAACATTAAAAAAACAAGAATTCTTGAATTTACAATTCAAACAACAACATAAAAATCAAACCTTTATTATTCGCCATGATTTCAATCAACAAAAAAAAGCTCTTTAATTCCAAGAACAAAATGAGACCAAGAATTCAAAATCAAATAAACATCCCAAACTTAGCTAAATTAACCACATTaaaggtaaaaaattatttgagggtaaaaatGGGCTGGGTGTCTAGGATGATGCCATGTGGCAGATCGTTTAACATAAGAGTATATCTGGACTATAATATAACAGTAAGAGTATGATTGACcctatagtataacgaagggtatagatgaactatttctcaaagttcaggaataattttggccctttttcgaTTAGGAAAAATGACTTGTTTTaaattacaaattttatttttttttattttttttcttaaactccgtgattaattaaattaagaaaTCAATTAGTACGGAGTGAGTATATATCACATGAACCCAAAAATAGAAACAAAAAGGAAACAGGGgctaaaaaaggaaaataagaaagtgaTATATTAAATGCCTCTCAACTCACACAACAACAAAACATTACCTCTATCTTCTTTCTCCTCTCGCACACAAAcccttcaaaattcattcaacaACACAGATTTATCAATtcattatacacacacacacacacacacacatatatacatacattattcagtgtatatacatataaatatatacccgACCCGCCTACCGTAAACCCTAGATCCATCTTCAAGATTATGGTGGGCCCTACACCGCCGCAATTTCCGGCGCCGGCACCGGAAACTGTTACTTTATCAGCTGAAGAAGAAGCTATAAAGAGAAATACAGATTGTGTTTATTTTCTTGCTTCTCCACTCACATGCAAAAAGGTCcaatcttttcttttttaatttctccgtttcaatttgtttgtctgattttgacttagcacggagtttaaaaaagtaaaagagatttttttttttgaatcttgTGCTCTTAAAATATaatcttgtgatctaaaacaTTATGCGTGTAAAGTTGGAATTAAAAAGTTTCCAAAAAAAGAAtagagatattttttttaaacggattaaaaaggaaagtaagctAGAGAGTAGTATAAGagaagatttttgaatcttgtgctcTTAAAATATAATCTTGTGATCTAAAACGTGATGCGTGtaaagttggaattaaagagtttgcaaaaaaaaggaaagagatattttttttaaacggactaaaaaggaaagtaagcgGAGAGAGTAATTTTATATTGTTAAATTTGGTGTCTTTTATTATTCTTGATTTGTATGTGAGTGTACTAGTTGAGGATCTGTGTTGTAAGAGATAAggattgtgtttttttttttttttaatttcaagaGGATTTTTGAGTTATGGATAAACCCTCTTTTCTTGGGGGCTGtggtttttcttttttgcagTTAGAATGTGGaactatttcatgattttttttcaGTTTAAAGCTTaaaagaatctttttttttttttttgaaacttaaAAGAATCTTGATGTAcaaaaatcttgaattttttGAGTGAATTTTATGTAGCAACTTCTTTTTTTGAGAAAAGATAAGTACTATATGTCAAGCAATTGATTCTGTTTTATCTCAGCCAAACTCCACACTTCTATGAATTCATTTTTTGTGTCATTATCTCTTTTCCTTCTATATGCAACTTTTACAGAAGCCAAAATTTTCCTGCTTGACAATATTTTTGTGCAGACAATTGATTCTTTTCAAGTCATCATTTGTTATTGGCTTAGGTGTTCATTTGATTTTCTAGGATGCTTGCGAGGTTGCGATCGTAAGACCATATATTACATGATTGACCTTCTTATGGAACATTTAGGTTTCTGGTAGATACTATGAGCttgatagtaatttttttttctgtggCTTTTATGATGGTTTTGTGAAACTGGATTTAGTCAATCTTGGAGCAAGTTTAAAGTTGGCGACTTTGATTCCGACAATAAGTGCACTGGTTTATGCCCTACGAACACGTATAATAATGCTAGACGGGCAATCACATTTGTCTTTATCTTCTTTGTCGGGATGTTGGTTTTGCTTCGAATCTATCGGCTGTGTGTAGGCGTCGCCCCTCTTATCACGTTAAACAAAATTAGTCGATGCAACACGTGCAATTACTGAAATTGTTTCTCATTTAATTCTCTTTTCGTAACTGTTTGGGAAAACCACTTGTTGTACAAATGCCTTTAGCATCTTTCTATATTACAGGCTCTCTGTTCCTTTGTGTGTGAATACATAAATGGTGAATAAATAAATGGTGGATTAGAAAAGTAATCCCGATGATAAAATTCAGGATTATTTTATCCCGCGTTCGGTTGGATTTTTGTTTCCAATATAAGCACAAaaccgggattattttataccggATTCAACATGAATTCTAATACCGGGATTAGCAAACCCTGGATAAAACACCTAAACGACCACAGTATCCTTGGTTTTTCTTTTCTCTTATTTACTAAAAACTAAGGGTAAAATGTAAACAAAACTTTATCCAACTTAAAAGCAGACACTTTTTTTTCGTTATTTTCCTTGTATCTCATTTTCAGCGCAGCGAACCAACCGTTCATCAAATTTGGCTagaaaccaaacgaccccttaatgaACTAATTTACATATATGGATCTAGTGTACCTTTATTGATGCTCTAAATATTTTGTTAACAGGGAAGCGAGTGTGAGTACCGTCATAGTGACATGGCTCGGCTTAATCCAAGGGATTGCTGGTACTGGTTGAATGGAAACTGCTTAAACCCAAAGTGTGCATTCCGGCACCCTGTGAGTTATTTCTTTCTCAAACTGCTCTAGCTTCTTATCATCTCCATGCTATAAATATGCAAAGATCCTTGTTGTCTTGTCTTGTACAGAGTTTTTAGCCAAAATTGTCCCTTATCTATTGGAATTGGTCTATTTTGGTCTTTCGAATATAAGCTTGAGCATCTTTAGTCCTTTATCTACTCCAATAGATAAGGGACATTTTTGGCTAAGAACTCTTGTACATATAGAGTTTCTACTTTACTAGCAGATGTATATTGCTCTGTATTTACAAGTTATTCATTCAATTGATCACTATTAACCTTTTCCCTACAGCCTTTTGATGGATTTTTGGAAGCTCAAGTTCCAACTGCTATGGGATCTTCTGTAGCTCCTATGGTGTCTGTTGCACCTATGTCACAGGTTCCATATGCTTCTAGTAAACAAGCCATGCCGTGCATATTCTTCCAGCAAGGGATTTGTCGAAAAGGTGATAAGTGTGCATTCATGCATGCACCAACCTTTGTTTCCAACAAACCTTCACAGCTGCCTCCAGTGTCTACTGCATCTAGTGAAACTCCAACTGTTAAGAAGGCATTCGATGGGGTCGGAAAAACTGTGCAAGGCAAGAAATTTCCACATACAAATAATCTGAAGCCTGCTGAACTACCTAAACCTGTGGGAAAACTGGAAAATGCCTTTGGTGAGAAGGTACTGCCACCAAATTCCGTCATAAACAGAGAACATTCCAGGTACAAGCCAACAAATATGCCGCCTCCAACCAATGGCAATCCTCTCAGTGGACCCCACAGAGTGCAGCAGCCCATTGGGATCGATGATGATGAAATTTCAAGGGAGCCTTCTCCTGGTTTTGATGTCCTTGTGGATGATGAGCTCAGAGGTGATTCAGATTATTATCACGATGGAGATCATTATGGTGGAACAAGGGATAATTTGGGGAGAAATGAATATGACATGGGCGATTCTGCTGATTATGATTCAGTGGCAGATATTGACCGAGATATGTACCGTGATGTGCATGGATATGAGGACTCGTATGACAGGCTTCAGGGTCGCTATGCTCGGGAGCAGCATATAGCTTCTTCTGAGAGACGCTATGGTACACTAGATAACAATGAACATGCTGAAATGTCAGATCTGAGACATCGGTTATCGAAACATAGGAGGGGTGGTAATGGTTTGAAATCTGTCATTGGTGACTTTTCAAGTGAAAAGCATGTTGAAGACCAAGGCAACAGGAGTTCTAGGAGGGAGACACACTATTTACCTTCACATGATAGTTCTCTTAGTGGTCGTCTTCGAGGAAGAATAAAGATTCCAGTTAGGTCATCTTCTCCAACTGATCGGGCTGACTTACGGTTTGATAGGGAAATGGATAGGGTGAGAGACCGTCGCAAGTTGTCTTCAGAAAGGCCACAGATGTACTCTTACCAAGGAAGGCCACAAGACAGAATAAAGGGAAGAGTGCAAGGGGATTTTAATAATGACGGGAGAAATAACAGAGGTCCGTATCTAAGAAGAGATAGAATAAATGGCAATAATTCTGACTTCCGGCGTCCTAAAAGTCTCGCAGAACTTAAAGGTAGGAAAACTGCTGAGAGCAATGAGCAAAGTCTCAACGAGCAACAACCCCTGGGAAAGCGGAAGTTCCAAAAGGTTGATAGCGGGGGCAATCTATCATTTGAAGGACCAATGCCCCTAAAAGAGATTTTGAAGAGGAAAAAAGGGAATGCTGACTTTCCTTCCGCTATCATCAAGAATGAGTCTGACCTCTCTATTCAGAAGGAAGAATCTAAGCTCGTATCAGGTGATAGTAACGGTCCACAAGAAACAAAATCCGCGGATCACCAATCTCCTTTGCACCGCAATACAAATGAACTTGAACCTGAAGAGGAGATGATTGTGGAAGGAGCAGACTCTCAAGACCACGAAGGCTACTATGAACCGGTTGAGGGAGAAGATTACAACTTCGACGAAGGTGACCCCGAGGACGAATTCTTGGATGATGATGACGACTTTGCAAAGAAGCTTGGTGTTGTTTCCTCATAAATGACGGGACATTCGTTTGCTCTAGCTGATGTATTTGTTTTACATACATCTGTGAGTTCTTTTTAGGCTTTTTAGGTTTAACGAACAAATTAGCTCTACTGGTTTTGATTTAAGAAGTAGGGAAAcagaatattttttttcttgccCTTTGTACTATTAGAAGCTCTTTTTCTCATTTATGTAAACTCTCTGACTGGATGGATAATTTTCCACCAGTCAGTTGCTGGGGACAGGTTTGCCCAGAAGGGTCATGACTGTATGTAACTTTTTAGAGTGTTAACAAAAAGTACATTTGCAGCTTTGCTATATCCTTTTCTAAAGTTGCTGGATCAGTTTAGCTTAACTGGAATTTCCCTTGCATAATGAATTGTCTTTGCATTTGATAAATCAATATTCTACTCCCTCTCTTCACTTTTACTAGTCCAATTTGCATATTGTACTCTGGAAGACTTAAATTTGACTATTAGTACTCCAACTAGTTTGGAAAAAGATTTACTTTTGATTTGCTAAAACTAGTACTCTTTTAATTTATAATTTACAAGGATAGTGATTCAGCACTGGCTTTTACTTTTAAATTCTACATGCCGTTGTAGATCACTTTCAAATGTTGAGACTTATTTTATATAGTAAATAATTACTTATTTGGACAGAAATATTGAAACGGACAAGCAGTTGCGTGTTTGATAAATAATTTGTAATGTTTAAATGACTTAAATCTCTTTAAAGTTGTTGCAAATTAATTAATTATCCTTCTTCATGTTGCAAATTAATCATCTACTTTAAACCCTTAAAAGGCTATCAATCTATGCTAAGAATTTGTAAATCGAATCACAATTGGCCATAACAATGCCTCAACTTCAACTTCCATTAAGCAACAACTACATGTAATGTGGCCAACCAGTTGAGTTTGGACAAAGAGCTCAAAGCATACACAAATGCTAGAGTCCAACTTCACAATACTAGCTAgtcaaaaaacaaaaatatacAGAGCATTTTATAGTATTTTGTAGCTCTTCAGAAGCACCAGCGGCAACAGGAGAATGAGCGGGGTAAACGTCCAGTTTTACGAATATATTCTGCTTGTTTGTCTATTTTTGCAGCACGTTTGTTCCTCCTGGCTTCTGCTGCTGCCAGTTTCTCTTCGGCTTTGTGCCTCACAGCAGCTAGCTTGTTCATTAGCTTGTCTTGCGCTCGTGCCTTCATCTTTTCCACCTCCACCTGAAAGCCAAAAAAGTTTCGTTTGCGTGAAGTTCAGATCATGTTGATCAATGCGTTCAACATAAGGTTTTTAGCAAAATGTTGTCACTTCTTGTTCC
Coding sequences:
- the LOC132625810 gene encoding zinc finger CCCH domain-containing protein 17-like — protein: MVGPTPPQFPAPAPETVTLSAEEEAIKRNTDCVYFLASPLTCKKGSECEYRHSDMARLNPRDCWYWLNGNCLNPKCAFRHPPFDGFLEAQVPTAMGSSVAPMVSVAPMSQVPYASSKQAMPCIFFQQGICRKGDKCAFMHAPTFVSNKPSQLPPVSTASSETPTVKKAFDGVGKTVQGKKFPHTNNLKPAELPKPVGKLENAFGEKVLPPNSVINREHSRYKPTNMPPPTNGNPLSGPHRVQQPIGIDDDEISREPSPGFDVLVDDELRGDSDYYHDGDHYGGTRDNLGRNEYDMGDSADYDSVADIDRDMYRDVHGYEDSYDRLQGRYAREQHIASSERRYGTLDNNEHAEMSDLRHRLSKHRRGGNGLKSVIGDFSSEKHVEDQGNRSSRRETHYLPSHDSSLSGRLRGRIKIPVRSSSPTDRADLRFDREMDRVRDRRKLSSERPQMYSYQGRPQDRIKGRVQGDFNNDGRNNRGPYLRRDRINGNNSDFRRPKSLAELKGRKTAESNEQSLNEQQPLGKRKFQKVDSGGNLSFEGPMPLKEILKRKKGNADFPSAIIKNESDLSIQKEESKLVSGDSNGPQETKSADHQSPLHRNTNELEPEEEMIVEGADSQDHEGYYEPVEGEDYNFDEGDPEDEFLDDDDDFAKKLGVVSS